Proteins encoded by one window of Polaribacter haliotis:
- the ctlX gene encoding citrulline utilization hydrolase CtlX — translation MQQTTNTILMIRPINFRKNEQTAVNNYFQEDLALKNAEINAKAQEEFDAYVFKLKSYGVNVVVVSDTDKFDTPDSVFPNNWISFHENGTVGIYPMFAENRRSERREDILETLEKEGFVIENIVDYTSAEEADIFLEATGSIILDRVNRKAYCALSARADEELFIEFCEDFEYTPVVFIANQTVEGKREAIYHTNVMMCVAETFVVICLDTIDDKQERKNVLKNLKEDGKQIIEITEEQMHSFAGNMLQVKGENNELFLVMSKAAHDSLTQSQVAKINNHCKIISSSLETIETCGGGSARCMMAEVFLPKA, via the coding sequence ATGCAACAAACTACAAATACCATTTTAATGATTCGTCCTATAAATTTTAGGAAGAATGAGCAAACTGCTGTAAATAACTATTTTCAAGAAGATTTAGCTTTAAAAAATGCTGAAATAAATGCCAAAGCTCAAGAAGAGTTTGATGCTTATGTTTTTAAATTGAAAAGTTACGGAGTAAATGTGGTTGTTGTTTCTGATACAGATAAATTTGATACACCAGATTCTGTTTTTCCAAATAATTGGATTTCTTTTCATGAAAATGGTACAGTTGGTATTTACCCAATGTTTGCAGAAAACAGACGTTCAGAAAGAAGAGAAGATATTTTAGAAACTTTAGAAAAAGAAGGTTTTGTAATAGAAAATATTGTCGATTACACTTCAGCTGAAGAAGCAGATATATTTCTTGAAGCAACAGGAAGTATTATTTTAGACAGAGTTAATAGAAAAGCTTATTGCGCTCTATCTGCAAGAGCAGACGAAGAATTATTTATAGAATTTTGCGAGGATTTTGAATATACACCAGTAGTTTTTATAGCAAACCAAACAGTAGAAGGTAAAAGAGAAGCTATTTACCACACAAATGTTATGATGTGTGTTGCAGAAACATTCGTGGTTATTTGTTTAGACACGATTGACGATAAGCAAGAAAGAAAAAATGTTCTAAAAAATTTAAAAGAAGATGGAAAACAAATTATTGAAATTACTGAAGAACAAATGCACAGTTTTGCAGGTAATATGCTACAAGTAAAAGGTGAGAATAATGAGTTGTTTTTAGTAATGAGTAAAGCTGCACACGATTCTCTAACACAAAGTCAGGTTGCAAAAATAAATAACCATTGTAAAATTATTTCTAGTTCATTAGAAACCATAGAAACTTGTGGTGGTGGAAGTGCACGTTGTATGATGGCAGAAGTTTTTCTCCCAAAAGCATAA
- a CDS encoding dimethylarginine dimethylaminohydrolase family protein: MLKLNIKNETSRLRAVVLGTAESNGGVPKVEDCYDPKSVQHVIAGTYPKEEDMISEMDTVEAVLKKYNVEVFRPKVIENYNQIFSRDIAFVIDDKLVKANILPDRDQEIDAINHVISKIKPENIIKLPEECHVEGGDVMPWNDYIFVGTYSGEDYADHITARTNIDAVIALQELFPDKTVKSFELRKDNTDPKDNALHLDCCFQPIGKDKAILHKNGFLVEKEYEWLLNFFGKENVFEITKEEMYNMNSNVFSISENVIISEKNFTRLNSWLRENGFTVEEVPYAEIAKQEGLLRCSTMPLIRD; the protein is encoded by the coding sequence ATGTTAAAACTCAATATTAAAAACGAAACTTCTAGATTAAGAGCTGTTGTTTTAGGAACAGCAGAAAGTAATGGAGGAGTTCCAAAAGTTGAAGATTGTTACGATCCCAAAAGTGTACAACATGTAATTGCTGGAACATACCCAAAAGAAGAAGATATGATTTCGGAAATGGATACTGTTGAAGCTGTTCTAAAAAAGTATAATGTAGAAGTTTTTAGACCAAAAGTGATAGAGAATTACAATCAAATTTTTTCTAGAGATATAGCATTTGTTATTGATGATAAATTGGTGAAAGCAAATATCTTACCTGATAGAGATCAAGAAATAGACGCAATTAATCATGTTATTTCTAAAATTAAACCAGAAAATATTATCAAGCTACCAGAAGAATGCCATGTAGAAGGTGGAGATGTAATGCCTTGGAATGATTATATTTTTGTAGGAACTTATTCTGGAGAAGATTATGCAGACCATATAACAGCTCGTACAAATATAGATGCAGTAATTGCTTTACAAGAATTATTTCCTGATAAAACTGTAAAATCTTTCGAGTTAAGAAAAGACAATACAGACCCTAAAGATAATGCACTGCATTTAGATTGTTGTTTTCAACCCATAGGAAAAGACAAGGCCATACTTCATAAAAACGGATTTTTAGTTGAAAAAGAATATGAGTGGTTGTTGAATTTCTTTGGAAAAGAAAATGTTTTTGAAATTACAAAAGAAGAAATGTATAACATGAATAGTAATGTTTTTTCAATCTCTGAAAATGTTATCATTTCAGAAAAAAACTTTACAAGACTAAATTCTTGGTTAAGAGAAAATGGATTTACTGTTGAGGAAGTTCCTTATGCAGAAATAGCAAAGCAAGAAGGTTTGTTACGTTGTTCTACAATGCCTTTAATTAGAGATTAG
- a CDS encoding citrate synthase, which produces MSDIAKLQIGENSYEFPLVKGTENEVAIDIKALRSATNGVITIDPGYKNTGSCESAITFLDGEKGILRYRGYSIEELAEKADFLEVAYALIFGDLPTKEQLDKFHADIKTKSVVDDDIKKILDAFPKTAHPMGILSSLTSALTAFNPSSVNVDSEEEMYNAIVKIMAKFPVLVAWTMRKQKGLPLNYGSKSLGYVENIMKMMFEEPNEDYVMNPIIKDALDKLLILHADHEQNCSTSTVRIVGSSHAGLFASLSAGISALWGPLHGGANQAVLEMLEAIKADGGDTKKYMAKAKDKSDPFRLMGFGHRVYKNFDPRAKIIKKAADEVLKDLGIEDPILDIARGLEQEALNDPYFVDRKLYPNVDFYSGIIYRAMNIPVEMFTVMFAMGRLPGWIAQWKEMRLGKEPIGRPRQIYTGENLRPFKTIDNR; this is translated from the coding sequence ATGTCAGATATAGCAAAATTACAGATTGGAGAAAATTCATACGAATTTCCTCTTGTGAAAGGAACAGAAAATGAAGTTGCAATAGATATAAAAGCCTTAAGAAGTGCAACAAATGGTGTTATTACAATAGATCCAGGTTATAAAAATACAGGTTCTTGCGAAAGTGCAATAACTTTTTTAGATGGAGAAAAAGGAATTTTAAGATACAGAGGGTATTCAATAGAAGAATTAGCAGAAAAAGCAGATTTTTTAGAAGTTGCTTATGCTTTAATTTTTGGAGATTTACCAACCAAAGAACAGTTAGATAAATTTCATGCAGATATTAAAACAAAATCTGTTGTAGATGATGATATTAAAAAAATATTAGATGCTTTTCCAAAGACGGCGCATCCAATGGGTATTTTATCTTCATTAACAAGTGCTTTAACAGCATTTAACCCATCTTCTGTTAATGTAGATTCAGAAGAAGAAATGTACAATGCCATCGTTAAAATAATGGCAAAGTTTCCAGTTTTAGTTGCTTGGACAATGCGTAAGCAAAAAGGATTGCCATTAAATTATGGTTCTAAATCTTTAGGTTATGTAGAGAATATTATGAAAATGATGTTCGAAGAACCTAATGAAGATTATGTAATGAATCCAATAATAAAAGATGCGTTAGACAAACTTTTAATTTTACATGCAGATCATGAGCAAAACTGTTCTACATCTACAGTAAGAATTGTAGGTTCTTCTCACGCAGGTTTATTTGCATCTTTATCAGCAGGTATTTCTGCACTTTGGGGGCCACTTCATGGAGGTGCAAATCAAGCAGTGTTAGAAATGTTGGAAGCTATTAAAGCAGATGGTGGAGATACTAAAAAGTATATGGCTAAAGCTAAAGACAAGTCAGACCCTTTTAGATTAATGGGCTTTGGACATAGAGTTTATAAAAACTTCGATCCAAGAGCAAAAATTATTAAAAAGGCTGCAGATGAAGTTTTAAAAGATTTAGGTATCGAAGACCCTATTTTAGATATCGCAAGAGGTTTAGAACAAGAAGCTTTAAACGACCCGTATTTTGTGGATAGAAAGTTGTATCCTAACGTAGATTTTTATTCAGGAATCATTTACAGAGCAATGAATATTCCTGTAGAAATGTTTACTGTTATGTTTGCAATGGGACGTTTACCAGGTTGGATAGCACAATGGAAAGAAATGCGTTTAGGGAAAGAACCAATTGGTAGACCAAGACAAATTTATACAGGTGAAAACCTAAGACCATTCAAAACAATAGACAATAGATAA
- the eno gene encoding phosphopyruvate hydratase — MSIIISVHARQIFDSRGNPTVEVDVTTENGVLGRAAVPSGASTGEHEAVELRDGGAAYMGKGVLKAVKNVNEIIAQELLGVSVFEQNTIDQLMIDLDGTPNKSKLGANAILGVSLAAAKAAANELGMPLYRYVGGVSANTLPVPMMNIINGGSHSDAPIAFQEFMVMPVKAKTFTHAMQMGSEIFHNLKKVLHDRNLSTAVGDEGGFAPNLEGGTEDALDTIKKAVDNAGYTLGDDVMIALDCAAAEFYKDGKYDYSLFEGPTGKVRSSKEQADYLAELTAKYPIISIEDGMDENDWEGWKYLTEKIGDKVQLVGDDLFVTNVERLSRGIENGIANSILIKVNQIGSLTETIAAVNMAKNAGFTSVMSHRSGETEDNTIADLAVALNCGQIKTGSASRSDRMAKYNQLLRIEEELGETAYFPQEKAFKI, encoded by the coding sequence ATGAGTATTATAATTAGCGTTCACGCACGTCAGATTTTTGATTCAAGAGGTAATCCAACAGTTGAAGTAGATGTTACTACAGAAAACGGTGTTTTAGGAAGAGCCGCAGTTCCATCTGGAGCTTCTACTGGAGAGCATGAAGCAGTAGAATTACGTGATGGTGGTGCAGCATACATGGGTAAGGGAGTTTTAAAAGCTGTTAAAAATGTAAACGAAATTATAGCTCAAGAACTTTTAGGGGTTTCTGTTTTCGAACAAAATACTATCGATCAATTAATGATAGATTTAGATGGAACACCAAACAAATCTAAATTAGGAGCAAACGCAATTTTAGGAGTTTCTTTAGCTGCTGCAAAAGCTGCAGCAAATGAATTAGGAATGCCTTTATATAGATATGTAGGTGGAGTTTCTGCAAATACTTTACCAGTACCAATGATGAATATCATTAATGGTGGTTCTCATTCAGACGCACCAATTGCATTTCAAGAATTTATGGTTATGCCCGTAAAAGCGAAAACTTTTACACATGCAATGCAAATGGGGTCAGAAATTTTTCATAATTTAAAGAAAGTTTTGCACGATAGAAACTTATCTACAGCAGTAGGTGATGAAGGAGGTTTTGCACCGAATTTAGAAGGTGGTACAGAAGATGCGTTGGATACTATTAAGAAAGCAGTGGATAATGCAGGTTATACTTTAGGTGATGATGTTATGATTGCTTTAGATTGTGCTGCAGCAGAATTTTATAAGGATGGAAAATACGATTATTCTCTTTTCGAAGGTCCAACTGGTAAAGTTCGTTCAAGTAAAGAACAAGCAGATTATTTAGCAGAATTAACTGCAAAATATCCAATTATTTCTATTGAAGATGGTATGGATGAAAACGATTGGGAAGGTTGGAAATATTTAACAGAAAAAATCGGAGATAAAGTTCAATTAGTTGGAGATGATTTATTTGTAACAAACGTAGAACGTTTATCAAGAGGAATCGAAAACGGAATTGCAAATTCAATTTTAATTAAAGTAAATCAAATTGGTAGTTTAACTGAAACTATTGCCGCTGTAAACATGGCTAAAAACGCTGGGTTTACATCTGTAATGTCTCATAGATCTGGTGAAACTGAAGATAATACAATTGCAGATTTAGCAGTAGCTTTAAACTGTGGACAAATTAAAACTGGTTCTGCATCTCGTTCAGATAGAATGGCAAAATACAATCAATTACTAAGAATTGAAGAAGAATTAGGAGAAACAGCTTATTTCCCACAAGAAAAAGCGTTTAAAATATAA
- the carA gene encoding glutamine-hydrolyzing carbamoyl-phosphate synthase small subunit, whose product MKYQTRKKALVLLADGTIFYGKSVGIEGTATGEICFNTGMTGYQEIFTDPSYFGQIMVMANAHIGNYGVNNEEVESDGIKISGLICRNFSFTHSRVDSDGNLKDWFTKHNLVGISDVDTRALVAYIRDNGAMNAIISTDVDNIDTLKKQLAEVPSMEGLELASKVSTKEPYFVGDENAEIKISALDIGIKKNILRNLVKRGAYVKVYPYNSSFEELAFFNPDGYFISNGPGDPEPLKDAQEVAKEIIKRNLPLFGICLGHQVIALANGISTYKMHNGHRGINHPVKNLLTGKGEITSQNHGFAINREDTEANPDVEITHVHLNDHTVAGIRMKGKSVFSVQYHPEASPGPHDSEYLFDEFIKNIQNNKKVSVS is encoded by the coding sequence ATGAAATATCAAACAAGAAAAAAAGCCTTAGTTTTATTAGCAGACGGAACTATTTTTTATGGTAAATCTGTAGGTATAGAAGGAACAGCTACAGGAGAAATTTGCTTTAACACAGGTATGACTGGTTACCAAGAAATTTTTACAGATCCATCTTACTTTGGGCAAATTATGGTAATGGCAAATGCACACATTGGTAATTATGGTGTAAATAATGAAGAAGTAGAATCTGACGGAATTAAAATTTCAGGATTAATTTGTAGAAATTTTAGTTTTACACATTCTAGAGTAGATTCAGATGGGAATTTAAAAGATTGGTTTACAAAACACAATTTAGTAGGTATTTCTGATGTAGATACAAGAGCATTAGTTGCATATATTAGAGATAATGGAGCAATGAATGCAATTATATCAACAGATGTTGATAATATAGATACATTAAAAAAGCAATTAGCAGAAGTACCAAGTATGGAAGGTTTAGAATTAGCTTCCAAAGTTTCTACTAAAGAGCCTTATTTTGTTGGTGATGAAAATGCTGAAATTAAAATATCCGCTTTAGATATTGGAATTAAAAAAAATATTTTAAGGAATTTAGTAAAAAGAGGAGCTTACGTAAAAGTGTATCCTTATAATTCTTCATTTGAAGAGTTAGCTTTTTTTAATCCAGATGGATATTTTATTTCAAACGGACCTGGAGATCCAGAACCATTAAAAGATGCACAAGAAGTTGCGAAAGAAATTATTAAAAGGAATCTTCCTTTGTTTGGAATCTGTTTAGGACACCAAGTTATTGCTTTGGCAAATGGTATTTCTACATATAAAATGCATAATGGTCATAGAGGAATTAATCATCCAGTAAAAAATTTATTAACTGGTAAAGGAGAAATAACTTCACAAAACCATGGTTTTGCTATCAATAGAGAAGATACAGAAGCAAACCCTGATGTAGAAATTACACATGTACATCTAAATGATCATACAGTTGCAGGTATTCGAATGAAAGGTAAATCGGTTTTTTCTGTGCAATATCATCCAGAAGCAAGTCCTGGTCCACATGATTCAGAATATTTATTCGATGAGTTTATTAAGAATATTCAGAATAATAAAAAAGTATCAGTTTCATAA
- the rplQ gene encoding 50S ribosomal protein L17 → MRHGKKFNHLGRKTAHRKAMLANMTCSLIEHKRINTTVAKAKALRLFAEPLITKSKADTTHNRRIVFSYLRDKFAVTELFKEISVKVADRPGGYLRIIKLGNRQGDNAPMAMIEFVDYNEIYNPKGKKAKKTTRRGRSKKADAPQVEGTATEEKSEE, encoded by the coding sequence ATGAGACACGGAAAGAAATTTAACCATTTAGGAAGAAAAACAGCGCATAGAAAAGCGATGTTAGCAAATATGACTTGTTCTTTAATAGAGCACAAGCGTATTAACACAACAGTTGCAAAAGCAAAAGCATTGCGTTTATTCGCAGAGCCTTTGATTACGAAGTCTAAAGCAGATACAACTCATAACAGACGTATTGTTTTTAGTTATTTACGTGATAAATTTGCAGTTACAGAACTATTTAAAGAAATTTCTGTAAAAGTTGCGGATAGACCAGGAGGTTATTTACGTATTATCAAATTAGGAAATCGTCAAGGGGATAATGCTCCTATGGCTATGATAGAATTTGTAGATTACAACGAAATCTATAATCCTAAAGGTAAAAAAGCTAAGAAAACTACTCGTAGAGGAAGAAGCAAAAAAGCGGATGCTCCACAAGTAGAAGGAACAGCAACAGAAGAAAAATCTGAAGAATAA
- a CDS encoding DNA-directed RNA polymerase subunit alpha, with protein MAILNFQKPDKVIMIESTDFSGRFEFRPLEPGFGLTVGNALRRVLLSSLEGFAITSLRVDGVEHEFSTVPGVVEDVTEIILNLKQVRFKKQIDETDRETVSVSVSGQEQFTAGDLQKFISGFQVLNPDLVICNMDKSVKLNAEITIEKGRGFVPAEENKKATAPIGTIFTDSIYTPIKNVKYSIENFRVEQKTDYEKLVFDIDTDGSINPKDALTEAAKILIHHFMLFSDERITLEADEIAQTETYDEESLHMRQLLKTRLIDMDLSVRALNCLKAAEVDTLGDLVSFNKSDLMKFRNFGKKSLTELEELVIVKGLNFGMDLSKYKLDRD; from the coding sequence ATGGCAATTTTAAATTTTCAGAAACCAGATAAAGTAATAATGATTGAATCTACAGATTTTTCTGGTAGATTTGAATTCAGACCTTTAGAACCAGGTTTTGGTTTAACAGTAGGTAACGCTTTAAGAAGAGTACTTTTATCATCTTTAGAAGGTTTTGCAATTACATCTTTAAGAGTAGATGGTGTAGAACATGAGTTTTCTACAGTTCCTGGAGTTGTAGAAGATGTAACAGAAATTATCTTAAACTTAAAACAAGTTCGTTTTAAGAAACAAATAGATGAGACTGATAGAGAAACTGTTTCTGTATCTGTATCTGGTCAAGAGCAATTTACTGCAGGTGATTTACAAAAATTTATTTCAGGTTTTCAGGTTCTAAACCCAGATTTAGTTATCTGTAACATGGATAAATCTGTAAAATTAAACGCAGAAATTACAATTGAAAAAGGTAGAGGATTTGTTCCTGCAGAAGAAAATAAAAAGGCGACTGCACCAATTGGAACAATATTTACGGATTCTATCTATACACCAATTAAAAACGTTAAGTATTCAATTGAAAATTTTCGTGTAGAGCAAAAAACGGATTACGAAAAATTAGTTTTCGATATCGATACTGATGGATCAATTAATCCAAAAGATGCATTAACAGAAGCTGCAAAAATATTAATCCACCACTTTATGTTATTCTCAGATGAGCGTATCACTTTAGAGGCAGATGAAATTGCACAAACAGAAACGTATGATGAAGAATCACTTCACATGCGTCAGTTATTAAAAACTAGATTAATCGATATGGATTTATCTGTAAGAGCTTTAAATTGTTTAAAAGCTGCAGAAGTAGATACATTAGGAGATTTAGTTTCTTTTAATAAAAGTGACCTAATGAAGTTCCGTAACTTCGGTAAAAAATCATTAACAGAACTAGAAGAATTAGTTATTGTTAAGGGTTTAAACTTTGGTATGGACTTAAGTAAATATAAATTAGATAGAGATTAA
- the rpsD gene encoding 30S ribosomal protein S4, translating to MARYTGPKTKIARKFGEAIFGEDKNFEKRNYPPGQHGNARRRGKKSEYATQLMEKQKAKYTYGILERQFRNLFKDASSSQGITGEILLQLCESRLDNVVYRMGISKSRSGARQLVSHRHITVNGELVNIPSFRLKEGDVVSVREKSKSLVAIEDALASTNNVFEWLTWNNDTKTGTFVKVPERLQIPENIKEQLIVELYSK from the coding sequence ATGGCAAGATATACAGGACCAAAAACTAAAATTGCTCGTAAATTTGGCGAAGCAATCTTTGGAGAAGATAAAAACTTCGAAAAAAGAAACTATCCTCCAGGACAGCATGGAAATGCAAGAAGAAGAGGGAAAAAATCTGAATATGCAACTCAATTAATGGAGAAGCAAAAAGCTAAATATACTTATGGTATTTTAGAGCGTCAATTCAGAAACTTATTTAAAGATGCGTCTTCATCTCAAGGAATTACAGGTGAAATTTTATTACAATTATGTGAGTCTCGTTTAGATAACGTAGTTTATAGAATGGGTATTTCTAAATCAAGAAGTGGAGCTCGTCAACTAGTTTCTCACAGACATATAACTGTAAATGGAGAGTTAGTAAACATTCCATCTTTTAGATTAAAAGAAGGAGATGTTGTTTCTGTAAGAGAAAAATCAAAATCTTTAGTAGCTATCGAAGATGCTTTAGCTTCTACAAACAATGTTTTTGAATGGTTAACTTGGAATAATGATACTAAAACTGGAACTTTTGTAAAGGTGCCAGAAAGATTACAAATCCCAGAGAACATCAAAGAACAATTAATTGTAGAATTATATTCTAAATAA
- the rpsK gene encoding 30S ribosomal protein S11, translating into MAKASAKKRKVIIEAVGEAHVTASFNNIIISLTNKKGDVISWSSAGKMGFRGSKKNTPYAAQLAAEDCANVAKEAGLRKVKVYVKGPGNGRESAIRSIHNAGIEVTEIIDVTPIPHNGCRPPKRRRV; encoded by the coding sequence ATGGCAAAAGCAAGCGCAAAGAAACGTAAAGTAATAATTGAAGCTGTTGGAGAGGCTCACGTAACTGCATCTTTCAACAATATCATTATTTCTTTAACAAATAAAAAAGGTGACGTTATTTCTTGGTCATCTGCAGGTAAAATGGGTTTTAGAGGTTCTAAAAAGAATACTCCATATGCAGCTCAATTAGCAGCAGAAGATTGTGCTAACGTAGCAAAAGAAGCTGGTTTACGTAAAGTAAAAGTTTACGTAAAAGGACCAGGTAATGGTAGAGAATCTGCTATTAGATCTATCCACAATGCTGGTATTGAAGTAACTGAAATTATTGATGTTACACCAATTCCTCATAATGGATGTCGTCCACCAAAAAGAAGAAGAGTATAA
- the rpsM gene encoding 30S ribosomal protein S13, which produces MARIAGIDIPKNKRGVIALTYIFGIGSSRAQEVLANAKVDESIKVQDWTDDQIAAIREQVGSFTIEGELRSEVQINIKRLMDIGCQRGIRHRLGLPLRGQRTKNNSRTRKGKRKTVANKKK; this is translated from the coding sequence ATGGCAAGAATAGCAGGTATTGATATTCCAAAGAATAAAAGAGGTGTTATCGCTTTAACTTACATCTTTGGTATAGGTAGCAGCAGAGCTCAAGAAGTTCTAGCAAACGCAAAAGTTGACGAAAGTATTAAAGTTCAAGATTGGACTGATGATCAAATCGCAGCAATTAGAGAACAAGTTGGATCTTTCACAATCGAAGGAGAATTACGTTCTGAAGTACAAATAAACATCAAACGTTTGATGGATATTGGTTGTCAGAGAGGGATTCGTCATAGATTGGGGCTTCCTTTAAGAGGACAAAGAACTAAGAATAACTCGCGTACTAGAAAAGGTAAGAGAAAAACTGTAGCTAACAAGAAAAAATAA
- the ykgO gene encoding type B 50S ribosomal protein L36, producing the protein MKVRASVKKRSADCKIVRRKGRLYVINKQNPRFKQRQG; encoded by the coding sequence ATGAAAGTAAGAGCATCAGTTAAGAAAAGAAGTGCCGACTGCAAAATAGTTCGCAGAAAAGGTAGATTATATGTAATTAATAAACAAAATCCTAGATTTAAACAAAGACAAGGGTAA
- the infA gene encoding translation initiation factor IF-1: protein MAKQSAIQQDGTITEALSNAMFRVELENGHIVTAHISGKMRMHYIKLLPGDKVKLEMSPYDLTKARITYRY, encoded by the coding sequence ATGGCTAAGCAATCAGCAATTCAACAAGATGGAACTATTACAGAAGCATTATCAAATGCAATGTTTCGTGTAGAATTAGAAAACGGACATATTGTTACAGCTCATATCTCTGGTAAAATGCGTATGCATTATATTAAACTTTTACCTGGAGACAAGGTAAAATTAGAAATGAGTCCTTACGATTTAACAAAAGCAAGAATTACTTATAGATATTAA
- the secY gene encoding preprotein translocase subunit SecY: MNFINTLKDIFKIEELKNKILLTIGLIAVYRFMAAVPLPGIDPLQLSALKESTSGGLLGLLNAFTGGAFARASVMALGIMPYISASIVVQLMGIAVPYLQKLQKDGESGRKKITQITRWLTIGITLVQAPTYITAIKTQFGLGPEAFLVSGPTFWISSIIILTAGTIFAMWLGERITDKGVGNGISLLITVGIIANFPAAFLQEFVAKTTNAGAGGIMMILIEIIVWFVVILLTVLLVTAVRKIAVQYARRTVAGNIQNVAGSRDYIPLKLNAAGVMPIIFAQAIMFLPVALAQRFPAIASLQDINGLWYNVIFALLIIIFSFFYTAITIPTNKMAEDLKRSGGFIPGIRPGKDTAEKLDSVLSRITFPGSLFLAALSILPAIVVQFGVQQSWAMFYGGTSLIIMVGVAIDTMQQINSYLLNRHYDGLMKPGNSNRKSNK, from the coding sequence ATGAATTTTATTAATACACTAAAAGACATTTTTAAGATTGAAGAATTAAAGAATAAAATTCTTCTTACAATCGGTTTAATTGCTGTGTATCGTTTTATGGCAGCTGTTCCATTACCAGGAATAGATCCATTACAATTATCAGCATTAAAAGAAAGTACTTCAGGAGGTCTTTTAGGATTATTGAATGCATTTACAGGAGGAGCATTTGCTAGAGCGTCAGTAATGGCACTTGGTATTATGCCTTATATTTCTGCATCTATTGTAGTTCAGTTAATGGGAATTGCGGTTCCTTATTTACAGAAGTTACAAAAAGATGGAGAAAGTGGACGTAAGAAAATTACGCAAATTACAAGATGGTTAACCATTGGTATTACGTTAGTACAAGCACCAACGTATATTACTGCTATTAAAACACAATTTGGTCTTGGACCAGAGGCTTTTTTAGTAAGTGGGCCTACTTTTTGGATTTCATCAATTATCATTTTAACTGCTGGAACAATTTTTGCAATGTGGTTAGGAGAGCGTATTACAGACAAAGGTGTTGGTAATGGTATTTCATTATTAATTACTGTTGGTATTATCGCTAATTTTCCAGCTGCATTTTTACAAGAGTTTGTTGCAAAGACAACAAATGCAGGAGCAGGAGGTATCATGATGATTCTTATTGAAATTATCGTTTGGTTTGTAGTAATTTTATTAACTGTGTTATTAGTTACTGCTGTTCGAAAGATTGCAGTACAATATGCCAGAAGAACAGTTGCAGGAAATATACAAAATGTTGCAGGTTCAAGAGATTATATCCCTTTGAAATTAAATGCAGCAGGTGTTATGCCAATTATCTTTGCACAAGCAATTATGTTTTTACCAGTTGCTTTAGCACAAAGGTTTCCAGCAATCGCAAGTTTACAAGATATTAATGGACTATGGTACAATGTAATTTTTGCATTGTTAATTATTATTTTTAGTTTTTTCTATACAGCAATTACTATTCCTACGAATAAAATGGCTGAAGATTTAAAAAGAAGTGGTGGTTTTATACCAGGGATTAGACCAGGAAAAGACACAGCAGAAAAGTTAGATAGCGTTTTATCTAGAATTACGTTCCCAGGATCGTTATTTTTAGCAGCATTATCTATTTTACCAGCAATTGTAGTTCAATTTGGAGTACAACAAAGTTGGGCTATGTTTTACGGAGGAACATCATTAATAATTATGGTAGGTGTTGCAATTGATACGATGCAACAAATTAACTCGTATTTATTAAATCGTCATTACGATGGTTTAATGAAACCGGGAAATAGCAATAGAAAATCGAATAAATAA